Proteins encoded in a region of the Chryseobacterium piperi genome:
- a CDS encoding WD40/YVTN/BNR-like repeat-containing protein has product MKNIITTSLFFLGIFSFSQQVSFETIFKDKISIRAIQVWDDKIWYSGTDSKFGFVDLKNIQNQKQMKLSEEKLQFRTLAQNKNHFYAINIESPAYFFEIDKKSLRSKIVFKDTVKTAFYDALHFVGDHFAYAFSDADADHGLKLAVYKNGKWSPLKNKIILHEGEAAFAASNTNIASTKKYIWIATGGKASRIIRLHLENEQFEVFDTPFVQRESSQGIYSIDFYNDQFGIAVGGDYTKQNSNINNIATTNDGGKTWKIQASGENAGYMTCVKIRPGSVGKEIIAVGDQHISYSSDYGKTWKKISDEKNLYACEWIDKNTVAFAGNDRIVRMTLKF; this is encoded by the coding sequence ATGAAAAATATTATAACCACTTCACTTTTCTTTTTAGGAATATTTTCATTTTCTCAGCAAGTGAGTTTTGAAACCATATTCAAAGATAAAATAAGCATAAGAGCTATTCAGGTTTGGGATGACAAAATCTGGTATAGTGGAACAGATTCAAAATTTGGTTTTGTGGATTTAAAAAATATTCAAAACCAGAAACAAATGAAGCTGTCTGAAGAGAAACTGCAGTTTCGTACATTGGCACAAAATAAGAATCACTTTTACGCCATTAATATTGAAAGCCCGGCTTATTTTTTTGAAATTGATAAAAAAAGTCTAAGGTCAAAGATAGTGTTTAAAGATACTGTGAAAACAGCTTTTTATGATGCTCTGCATTTTGTGGGAGATCATTTTGCGTATGCTTTTAGTGATGCTGATGCAGATCATGGTTTAAAATTGGCAGTCTATAAAAATGGAAAATGGAGTCCATTAAAAAACAAAATTATCTTACATGAAGGAGAAGCTGCATTTGCAGCCAGTAATACCAATATTGCCTCTACTAAAAAGTATATATGGATTGCTACAGGAGGAAAGGCTTCCAGGATTATAAGGTTACATTTAGAGAATGAACAATTTGAAGTGTTTGATACTCCATTTGTTCAGAGAGAATCATCACAAGGAATATACTCCATAGATTTCTATAATGATCAGTTTGGAATTGCTGTAGGTGGTGATTATACAAAACAGAACTCTAACATCAATAATATTGCAACAACCAATGATGGTGGTAAAACCTGGAAAATACAGGCTTCCGGAGAAAATGCAGGATATATGACCTGTGTGAAGATCAGGCCTGGGTCCGTAGGAAAAGAAATAATTGCAGTAGGAGATCAGCATATCAGTTATTCGTCAGACTATGGAAAAACGTGGAAGAAAATTTCAGATGAAAAAAATCTTTATGCCTGTGAATGGATTGATAAAAATACAGTGGCCTTTGCCGGAAATGATAGGATAGTAAGAATGACATTAAAATTTTAG
- the dapF gene encoding diaminopimelate epimerase codes for MEFYKYQGTGNDFVMIDNRDLQFPKDKEIIAKLCDRRFGIGADGLILLENDDKYDFKMVYYNSDGGESTMCGNGGRCLVAFAFFLDIFEDKCKFIAIDGEHDAEIHNGIIKLKMIDVNSISNEGEDTVMNTGSPHYVKYVEDLVNYNVFAAGTGIRNSENYKEKGINVNFVEKITDDEIFVRTYERGVEDETYSCGTGVTASALTFLQKHNLISVKVKTLGGNLKVYAEKDGNSFHNIWLEGPAKQVFRGKVDLI; via the coding sequence ATGGAATTTTATAAATATCAAGGTACAGGAAATGATTTTGTCATGATAGATAATCGTGATTTACAATTTCCTAAAGACAAAGAAATCATTGCAAAACTATGTGACAGACGCTTCGGAATTGGTGCTGACGGCCTTATTCTGTTGGAAAACGATGATAAGTACGATTTCAAGATGGTCTATTACAATTCTGACGGAGGAGAAAGCACGATGTGTGGAAATGGAGGAAGATGTCTTGTTGCTTTTGCCTTTTTCCTGGATATTTTTGAAGATAAATGTAAATTCATTGCCATAGACGGCGAACACGATGCCGAAATTCATAATGGAATCATCAAGCTAAAAATGATTGATGTAAACAGCATTTCCAACGAGGGTGAGGATACTGTAATGAATACCGGATCACCTCACTATGTAAAATATGTTGAAGATTTGGTGAATTACAATGTTTTTGCAGCAGGAACAGGCATCAGAAATTCGGAAAATTATAAAGAAAAAGGAATCAATGTCAATTTTGTTGAAAAAATTACTGATGATGAAATTTTCGTAAGAACCTATGAACGAGGCGTTGAGGATGAAACTTACAGCTGTGGAACAGGAGTTACAGCTTCTGCTTTAACTTTTCTACAAAAACATAATCTAATCTCTGTAAAAGTTAAAACTTTAGGTGGAAACCTTAAAGTATACGCTGAAAAAGACGGAAATTCTTTCCATAATATTTGGTTGGAAGGTCCGGCAAAGCAAGTTTTTAGAGGTAAAGTAGACCTAATATAA
- a CDS encoding PQQ-dependent sugar dehydrogenase, with translation MKILLFMTSIFSSLFLNSQSINLEEFASGLTSPVEITNANDSRLFVVQQNGMIRIIQPNGTINATNFLNLSSKILYGGERGLLGLAFHPQYPTNGYFFVYYNNTAGNITVARYKVSTADPNVADPNSEKILLNIPKPFDNHNGGSIHFAPDGKLWIVTGDGGSGGDPNNNAQNKNSLLGKMLRIDVNSTNPYNIPSDNPFVGVDGADEIWSYGLRNAWKFSFDLTTGNAMIADVGQGQIEEINKKPISQAGINYGWRCYEGNTPYNTNGCANSSSMTFPIAVYDHSNGKCSITGGYVYRGNVYPALQGKYLFADYCSNQIGILSSDNSIVWTTAYSGNGFSTFGQDYQKELYIAGINSGKIYKIKSTTLSTKENNTFSQIKIYPNPSSKKIFVEGLKDKKISAEIISSEGRKVLEQIKINDDNSIDISDIPSGIYYINLKSGDLKSYSQKLFIK, from the coding sequence ATGAAAATTTTACTTTTTATGACAAGTATTTTTTCTTCCTTATTCCTTAATTCTCAAAGTATTAATTTGGAAGAATTTGCAAGCGGACTCACCAGTCCTGTCGAAATTACTAACGCCAATGACAGCCGGTTATTTGTCGTTCAGCAAAATGGGATGATCAGAATTATCCAGCCCAACGGAACAATCAATGCCACCAACTTTTTAAACCTCAGCAGTAAAATCCTTTACGGTGGCGAAAGAGGACTTTTAGGATTAGCTTTTCACCCACAATACCCAACCAACGGGTATTTTTTTGTGTATTATAACAATACTGCAGGAAACATCACCGTTGCAAGATATAAGGTAAGCACAGCCGATCCCAATGTGGCTGATCCTAATTCTGAGAAGATCTTACTCAATATCCCCAAACCGTTTGATAATCACAATGGTGGAAGCATTCATTTTGCACCCGATGGAAAATTATGGATCGTGACCGGAGACGGCGGGAGCGGAGGAGACCCTAACAACAATGCACAAAATAAAAACTCTCTTCTTGGAAAGATGCTCCGGATTGATGTGAATTCCACTAATCCATACAACATACCTTCTGACAATCCTTTTGTAGGAGTTGATGGTGCAGATGAAATCTGGTCTTACGGGCTTAGAAATGCCTGGAAGTTCTCTTTTGACCTTACTACAGGAAATGCCATGATCGCAGATGTAGGACAAGGTCAGATCGAAGAAATTAACAAAAAGCCTATTTCGCAGGCAGGAATTAATTACGGATGGAGATGCTATGAGGGGAATACTCCATACAATACCAATGGCTGCGCTAACTCTTCATCAATGACATTTCCAATTGCTGTTTATGATCATTCCAATGGAAAATGCTCAATAACCGGAGGATACGTCTACAGGGGAAATGTGTATCCAGCATTGCAGGGAAAATATCTTTTTGCGGACTATTGCTCCAATCAGATAGGCATATTGAGTTCTGACAATTCAATCGTCTGGACGACGGCCTACTCCGGCAATGGCTTTTCAACTTTCGGACAAGACTATCAGAAAGAATTATATATTGCAGGAATTAATAGTGGGAAAATCTACAAAATCAAAAGCACTACACTTTCCACAAAGGAAAATAATACTTTTAGCCAGATAAAAATATATCCTAATCCTTCCTCAAAAAAAATATTTGTTGAAGGACTAAAAGACAAGAAAATTTCAGCTGAGATAATCAGTTCTGAGGGTCGAAAAGTTTTAGAGCAAATAAAAATTAATGATGATAACAGTATCGATATTTCAGATATTCCATCTGGTATTTATTACATCAACCTGAAGTCCGGTGATTTAAAATCCTACAGCCAAAAGCTCTTCATTAAATAA
- the pnuC gene encoding nicotinamide riboside transporter PnuC, translated as MNLYDLFVKPYEDYTALQIMLEATGTFFGILSVYFSIKKNIWVYPTGIVSTLIYVYILFNFGLLGDCIINIYYTAMSVYGWILWSKNSEDNVHVDVAWATKKEWVFATALFFISLLLVTIIYYYKPYIDNNFSMEGTNLGLYHLDWANWLDVLTTSIFLVGMWLMAKQRIENWIFWIIGDFICMPMMIFKGLGITSVQYLVFTIMAIIGYVNWKKSFKEKSKIKS; from the coding sequence ATGAATCTATACGACCTCTTTGTAAAACCGTATGAAGACTATACTGCTTTACAAATTATGCTGGAAGCCACAGGGACATTTTTTGGTATTTTAAGCGTCTATTTCTCTATTAAAAAAAATATCTGGGTATATCCTACCGGTATTGTTTCCACCCTTATTTACGTTTACATTCTCTTTAATTTCGGATTGCTCGGAGATTGTATAATCAATATTTACTATACTGCAATGAGTGTTTACGGATGGATTTTATGGTCAAAAAACTCGGAAGACAACGTTCATGTAGATGTAGCCTGGGCCACTAAAAAAGAATGGGTATTTGCAACTGCGCTTTTTTTCATAAGCCTTCTCTTGGTTACCATTATTTATTATTATAAACCTTATATCGACAATAATTTTTCAATGGAAGGAACCAATTTAGGTTTATATCATTTAGATTGGGCAAATTGGCTTGATGTACTTACCACCTCCATCTTTTTAGTGGGAATGTGGTTGATGGCCAAACAACGCATTGAGAACTGGATTTTCTGGATTATTGGTGACTTTATTTGTATGCCCATGATGATTTTTAAGGGTCTTGGAATCACTTCGGTTCAATATTTGGTATTTACTATAATGGCGATCATCGGATACGTCAATTGGAAAAAAAGTTTTAAAGAAAAAAGTAAAATAAAGTCATGA
- the mltG gene encoding endolytic transglycosylase MltG: protein MKKTILIIVLLIVVVAGFFGLRFYNTYYGNNVEKEGYVLIPHGASFKQVLDSIGPYVQNKESFETVAKDKDLGKYFKPGRYHIQNGNGNTNIVNMIKAGNQSENTFRIGDFGDVYQMVGKVTKKTELDSLQFVNDLNTIATGKGYKSAEDLKKYFFIDSYNFFWTVTPKDFLKKFEDQYNSFWTAERKAKEQKSGLTRDQIYALASIVYKESGGKKDEMKTIAGLYLNRYRKGMKLQSDPTVIYAINKQTNFKEPIKRVLYKHLSTPSPYNTYANAGIPPGPICIVDKNSVDAVLEAENNNYIFMCADPARFGYHKFTASAEEHAVNAKAYQDWLNSKNIK from the coding sequence ATGAAAAAAACTATTCTCATTATCGTACTACTGATTGTAGTAGTGGCGGGATTTTTTGGTTTGAGATTTTATAATACTTATTACGGAAACAACGTAGAAAAGGAAGGATATGTTTTAATTCCTCATGGGGCAAGCTTTAAGCAGGTCTTAGACTCTATTGGTCCGTATGTACAAAATAAAGAATCTTTTGAAACGGTTGCTAAAGATAAAGACCTTGGCAAATACTTTAAACCCGGACGTTACCACATTCAAAATGGAAATGGAAACACCAATATCGTTAACATGATTAAAGCAGGAAATCAATCTGAGAATACTTTTAGAATAGGAGATTTTGGAGACGTATATCAAATGGTTGGCAAAGTAACCAAGAAAACTGAACTGGATTCTTTACAATTTGTAAATGATCTTAATACCATTGCAACCGGAAAAGGATACAAGAGTGCTGAAGATTTAAAAAAATACTTTTTTATTGATTCTTATAATTTTTTCTGGACGGTAACACCTAAAGATTTTTTAAAAAAATTTGAAGATCAGTACAACAGTTTCTGGACCGCCGAAAGAAAAGCTAAAGAACAAAAATCAGGATTGACAAGAGATCAGATCTATGCGTTAGCCTCTATTGTCTATAAAGAATCCGGAGGAAAAAAAGATGAAATGAAAACTATAGCTGGTTTATATTTAAACCGATATAGAAAAGGGATGAAACTGCAATCTGATCCAACCGTAATTTATGCAATTAATAAACAAACGAATTTCAAAGAACCGATAAAGAGAGTTTTATACAAACATCTTTCTACTCCATCACCATACAATACCTATGCAAATGCAGGAATTCCTCCTGGTCCTATTTGTATTGTAGATAAAAATTCGGTAGATGCTGTTTTGGAAGCTGAAAACAATAACTACATATTTATGTGTGCCGATCCTGCAAGATTTGGATATCACAAGTTCACTGCAAGTGCCGAGGAGCATGCTGTCAATGCAAAAGCTTATCAGGACTGGCTTAATTCAAAAAATATAAAATAA
- a CDS encoding APC family permease: MSKIWVKKPMSAYEADIKKSQLKRVLGKWSLTAIGIGAIIGGGIFVLTGTGAYYNAGPALALSFVIAGIACVFAALCYAEFASILPVEGSAYAYAYGTVGEIFAWIIGWGLILEYAMGSMTVAVSWSGYFAKLLKMFGLHLPAWLTTDPQTYLAAGNSGFSMNLPAFLIVLFVISILVRGTKGAAKANNFIVVLKVSAIIFVIIAGIFFINTDNWTPFIPEATIITENGVSHSAYGIGGVVAGASAIFFAYVGFDAVSTQAGEAINPKKDVPFAIIASLVICTLLYILVSLVLTGMMHYTDFNPLGKYPDAIKAPVAYAFDIAGQAWAGYIITIAATVGLISVLMVMIMGQSRIFLGMSKDGLIPATFSKVNPKTGVPTKNLMILGVIISVIASLTPINDLAHMTSFGTLFAFTMVCVAVWVLRVKEPNLQRNFRVPALPLIACLGITINVYLIFNLSREAKTYSFIWLIIGFIIYFLYSKRNSKLQNGGYGETFKAEQEPLEKPDID; encoded by the coding sequence ATGTCAAAAATTTGGGTTAAAAAACCAATGAGCGCCTATGAAGCGGATATCAAGAAAAGCCAGCTGAAACGCGTTTTAGGAAAATGGAGCCTTACTGCTATTGGAATTGGAGCGATCATTGGAGGAGGAATTTTTGTACTTACAGGAACAGGAGCTTATTATAATGCAGGACCTGCATTGGCGCTTTCTTTTGTAATTGCAGGAATTGCTTGTGTGTTTGCTGCTTTATGTTATGCAGAATTTGCTTCCATACTTCCTGTAGAAGGTTCAGCTTATGCTTATGCTTATGGAACGGTGGGTGAAATCTTCGCGTGGATAATAGGTTGGGGGTTAATTTTGGAATATGCAATGGGGTCCATGACCGTCGCCGTCTCCTGGTCCGGGTATTTTGCTAAATTGCTCAAAATGTTTGGTTTGCATCTTCCCGCATGGTTGACCACAGACCCGCAGACCTATCTCGCCGCAGGAAACTCTGGTTTCTCAATGAATTTACCTGCATTTTTGATTGTATTATTTGTTATTTCAATTTTAGTTAGAGGAACAAAAGGTGCTGCAAAAGCAAATAACTTTATTGTAGTCCTTAAGGTTTCTGCAATTATTTTTGTAATTATTGCAGGTATATTCTTCATTAACACAGATAACTGGACTCCTTTTATCCCTGAAGCAACTATAATTACAGAAAATGGGGTCTCTCATTCAGCTTATGGTATTGGAGGGGTTGTTGCAGGAGCTTCCGCGATCTTCTTTGCTTACGTTGGGTTTGATGCGGTTTCCACACAGGCAGGTGAAGCTATTAATCCCAAAAAGGATGTGCCTTTCGCTATTATTGCTTCATTGGTAATCTGTACACTTTTGTATATTCTGGTTTCACTTGTTTTAACAGGAATGATGCATTATACAGATTTTAACCCACTTGGAAAATATCCTGATGCAATTAAAGCTCCTGTAGCTTATGCATTTGATATTGCAGGGCAGGCTTGGGCTGGTTATATTATTACTATTGCAGCTACAGTTGGATTGATCTCCGTATTAATGGTAATGATTATGGGACAGTCAAGAATTTTCTTAGGAATGTCTAAAGACGGATTGATCCCGGCTACTTTCTCAAAAGTAAATCCAAAAACAGGGGTGCCTACAAAGAACCTAATGATTTTAGGGGTTATTATTTCTGTTATTGCTTCTTTAACACCGATCAATGACTTGGCACACATGACTAGTTTCGGAACTTTGTTTGCATTTACAATGGTTTGCGTAGCTGTTTGGGTATTGAGGGTTAAAGAACCAAACTTGCAGAGAAACTTTAGAGTTCCTGCTTTACCTTTGATTGCTTGTTTAGGAATTACAATTAATGTGTATCTAATTTTTAACTTAAGTAGAGAAGCTAAAACATATTCTTTTATTTGGTTAATTATCGGTTTTATTATTTACTTCTTGTATAGTAAAAGAAACTCTAAACTTCAGAACGGAGGATATGGAGAAACTTTTAAGGCTGAACAGGAACCTTTGGAAAAACCAGATATAGATTAA
- a CDS encoding sialate O-acetylesterase, with protein MRNFKIFLLLVFPAVIYSQKIRVFILAGQSNMNGFGYNKDLPGDLKSFKDVYIFQGNSVPDGSLSGGTGKWDVLKPGNGTGFKTDGKTNTLSDRFGLELSFAKRMKELFPNDKIALIKYAREGTSIDSLAKSDFGCWDSDFHGKNGVNQYDNFLKTLKNALSESDMDRDGKKDELIPSGILWMQGEGDASYTEEIAGNYYNHLKVLMNQIRAALMTDDLPVVIGKISDSGKDKSGKVWPMGELVQYAQEKFVRNDHNAAIVRSTQKYGYGNDPWHYNSAGYIDLGKNFADEVFRLIINFENKP; from the coding sequence ATGAGAAACTTTAAAATATTTCTCCTTCTTGTTTTTCCAGCTGTCATATATAGTCAGAAAATAAGAGTCTTTATCTTAGCCGGGCAATCCAATATGAATGGTTTTGGATATAATAAAGATCTTCCCGGTGATTTGAAGTCTTTTAAGGATGTCTACATTTTTCAGGGAAACTCGGTTCCTGACGGGAGCTTGAGTGGTGGAACAGGAAAGTGGGATGTTTTAAAACCAGGAAATGGAACCGGCTTTAAAACAGATGGAAAGACCAATACACTTTCGGATCGTTTTGGGTTGGAACTGTCATTTGCAAAAAGAATGAAAGAGCTTTTTCCTAATGACAAAATAGCCTTGATCAAATATGCAAGAGAAGGGACTTCAATTGATAGTCTTGCTAAAAGTGATTTTGGGTGCTGGGATTCTGACTTTCATGGGAAAAATGGAGTGAATCAGTATGATAATTTCCTAAAGACCCTCAAAAATGCATTGTCTGAATCTGATATGGACAGAGATGGAAAAAAGGATGAACTGATTCCTTCAGGGATTTTGTGGATGCAGGGAGAAGGAGATGCTAGCTATACCGAAGAGATTGCCGGAAATTACTATAATCATTTAAAGGTTTTAATGAATCAGATAAGGGCAGCTTTGATGACGGATGACTTACCGGTTGTTATTGGTAAAATTTCAGATTCAGGAAAAGATAAAAGTGGAAAAGTATGGCCTATGGGTGAGCTGGTGCAATATGCTCAGGAGAAATTTGTAAGAAATGATCATAATGCAGCCATTGTGCGTTCGACCCAAAAATATGGCTACGGAAATGATCCATGGCATTATAACAGTGCAGGCTATATCGACTTGGGGAAAAACTTTGCAGATGAGGTATTTAGACTCATTATAAATTTCGAAAATAAACCCTAA
- the hemN gene encoding oxygen-independent coproporphyrinogen III oxidase: MNSLIDKYNIPGPRYTSYPTVPYWDESTFSPEKWKESVIRSFHESNSEEGISIYIHLPFCEALCTFCACHKRITKQHSVETPYLESVLKEWQLYLQLFDEKPKLKELHLGGGTPTFFSPKNLKALLEGIFETVEIAEHPEFSFEGHPNNTTREHLQTLYDLGFRRVSFGVQDYDPKVQKAINRIQPFEKVKEVTELAREIGYGGISHDLVFGLPHQHWDAMEYTIRKTLELKPDRLAFYSYAHVPWIKGVGQRGFDENDLPSGEEKRRLYEDGKSLLEELGYIEVGMDHFALEHDDLYQSLIQKKLHRNFMGYTSSKTQLMVGLGMSSISDSWYAFAQNVKTVEEYQKIVEEGEIPVVKGHILNPEDLVVRRHILNLMCQLETTWDVQNSFPELENALDMLKEMERDNLVEINENQIKITEKGRAFTRNVAMVFDLRMMRNKPETRIFSMTI; this comes from the coding sequence ATGAACTCTTTAATTGATAAATATAATATTCCCGGACCGCGTTATACGTCTTATCCTACTGTTCCATATTGGGATGAAAGCACATTTTCTCCTGAGAAGTGGAAAGAAAGTGTGATAAGATCTTTTCATGAAAGTAATTCGGAAGAAGGAATTTCTATTTATATCCATTTGCCGTTTTGTGAAGCTCTTTGTACTTTTTGTGCATGTCATAAGCGTATCACAAAACAACACAGTGTAGAAACACCTTATTTGGAGAGTGTTTTAAAAGAATGGCAGCTTTATCTTCAGCTTTTTGATGAGAAACCAAAACTGAAAGAGCTCCATTTAGGTGGTGGAACTCCGACTTTTTTCTCACCTAAGAATTTAAAAGCTTTACTGGAAGGTATTTTTGAAACTGTTGAAATAGCAGAACATCCTGAATTTTCCTTTGAAGGTCATCCCAATAATACAACCAGGGAACATCTTCAGACATTATATGATCTTGGCTTTAGAAGAGTGAGCTTTGGAGTACAGGATTATGATCCTAAAGTACAGAAAGCTATCAACAGAATTCAGCCTTTTGAAAAAGTTAAAGAAGTAACAGAACTCGCAAGAGAAATAGGATACGGAGGGATAAGCCATGATCTTGTTTTCGGACTTCCGCACCAGCATTGGGATGCAATGGAATATACCATCCGTAAAACATTGGAGCTTAAACCAGATAGACTGGCTTTTTATTCTTACGCACACGTTCCGTGGATAAAAGGAGTGGGGCAGAGAGGTTTTGATGAAAACGATCTTCCTAGTGGAGAAGAGAAGAGGCGCTTATACGAAGATGGAAAAAGCCTTCTGGAGGAACTAGGATATATTGAAGTGGGGATGGACCATTTTGCTTTGGAACACGATGATTTATACCAATCTTTAATTCAGAAAAAGCTTCACAGAAACTTTATGGGATATACTTCAAGTAAAACCCAGCTGATGGTAGGGCTTGGTATGTCTTCCATTTCAGATTCATGGTATGCTTTTGCTCAAAATGTAAAAACAGTGGAAGAGTACCAGAAGATTGTTGAAGAAGGTGAGATTCCTGTGGTAAAAGGGCATATTTTAAATCCTGAAGACCTTGTAGTAAGAAGGCATATTTTGAATTTAATGTGTCAGCTTGAAACTACGTGGGATGTTCAGAATTCTTTTCCTGAACTGGAAAATGCTTTGGATATGCTGAAGGAAATGGAACGGGATAACCTGGTGGAGATTAATGAAAATCAAATTAAAATTACCGAAAAGGGTAGGGCGTTTACGAGAAATGTAGCCATGGTATTTGATCTCAGAATGATGCGGAATAAACCCGAAACCAGAATTTTTTCTATGACGATATAA